Genomic window (Rosa chinensis cultivar Old Blush chromosome 6, RchiOBHm-V2, whole genome shotgun sequence):
CTGATTTCGACCCAAAACAGGCAGTTGGTCCCCTTCTGTTTCGGCTCCTCCATCgttcctctctcttctttcgTTTCTGtctttttctgtttctctttcttttgctttttcttcgtttgctttttcttctctttctgtttCGTTTCTGcccttttttgtttctctttcttttgctttgtcttctctttctgtttcctttctttctttttcttttccgcTTTCTTGtgcatcttctttttctttagctTTTTCGTCTCTTTCTCTTGCTTTGTCCcttctttctgtttctgttCCATCGCTGTCCTCTATATTGCTACCACTACCACTGACCATCTCTTCGAAATAACCATATTGCTCCCCCTGAAGAGAAGGATGAGTGGGAGAAAAATAACAGGCGTCCTCGAAAAAAGTGACATCCATCGTTACATAGAATTTTTTGGTaggaggatgaaaacacttATAGCCCTTCTGATGTGTcccaaacccaacaaaaacaCACTTCAAGGCACGATGATCTAACTTCGAGCGTTGGTTCTTAGGAATATGAACAAAGGCAATGCACCCAAAGACTCGGGCAGGAAGATTATGGAAAGACGGAAGAGATACATGAGACGAGAGGACCTCAACTGGAATCTGATTTTGGAGAACACTAGACGACATCCTATTGATTAGATGAGACGCAGTGAGAACTGCTTCTCCCCACAAATATTTGGGCATATTTGCACTAAAGAGAATTGAACGAGCAACTTCAAGAAGGTGACGATTCTTACGCTcagaaacaccattctgttctGGGGTTTGAGGACACGTGGTTTGATGTATTATACCCTGTGTACAAAGATACTCTTGGAACTCATTACTCATATATTCCCCCCATTGTCAGATCGAAAGAGCTTGATCTGACCATTGTACTGTGTATGAAtcatattctgaaaatttttaaaAGCTGGGAACACAGCATCCTTGGACTTTAGTAAAGCAATCCAAGAAACACGAGTATAATCGTCGATAAAAGATACAAAATAGCGCATACCAGAAGGAGTAGAATCCCGTGAGGGTCCCCAtaaatcagaatgaatcaattcaaaaggcacaatacttttatttgaaattcgCAAAGGGTAGCTAACTCGATGACTTTTGGCCAGAACACAAGTTTCACACTTAAAAGATGACTctgaaatacccaaaaacaaagAGGGCATAGACTTTCTCATATTACTAAAGGAAGGATGACCAAGACGACGATGCCACAACCAGATTTCATTCAACCGCTGCTCAGAACTCGAAATCAAAGCTACTGGGGCCTTCTTCCCTGGTGTTATCCCCGCATACATCCGATCCAGATGAAACAATCTCCCCCTCAAATCCCCTCGgccaattatctcccttgtctgaaGATCCTGAAATACCACATACATGGGAAAAAAGGTCACAGAGCAATGAGATTCAGTATTTAATTGGGGAACAGAGATTAAGTGATGTGACAAATCAGGAACATATAACACATTCCTAAGCTCTAAGTTTGGTGTGACTCTAACAGTTCCTATTCCTAATACAGGGAAGGCTTCACCATTAGCATTAGTAACTTTGGACACTGGTGGGGTTGAGAGAGAGGTAAAAATGATTTATTgtaagtcatatgatcagatgcaccagaatcaataatccaagtaTCTTCCCCAACAAAGTCAGAGACAAATAAAGCCTTACCAAACTTACCTCTTCCAATGAAAGAGACTGAAGCATTACCAGGTTTCTGATAGTTTTCCTCCATACCCTGGTAGTCCGGATTCTGAATTAAATTTGCAGCAGTGGTACGACCATGTTGGTTAGGTCCTGATttatttcaggtattttgttgaTGTGGATACCCATTCAATCGATGGCACTTAGTCCTCCAATGCCCATAATTCTTGCAGAAAGTACAATACGGCCGTGTTCCTCCTTGAGAACTTGGTTGTAGTCGAAGTTGTTGAGGCGGTGGTACATACTTTGATGGTGAGGGCTTGGTTTGGATAGTGAGACTTGATAACTCCGAATGGATTGCTTTGGTACTATCAAGTTGAGTCTCATCTTTGCGTATATATGCAAAGGCATCCTCCAGGGTAGGTGGAGTTCCACGTCTGAGCAACTCACCCTTTGCACTAGCATGCTTATCGTCAAGACCATGAAGGAAAATATGCAGCCTCATTAGATCCTTCTCTTCATTGTGTAACTTGATGTCATCAGCGTTCTTCATCTTGTTGGGACGCCTTTGATCAATTTCCAGCCATAAACCTTTGAGGGCAGCATAATATACTGCCACAGGCCGCCCATCCTGAGTCATCATGAACGCCTTGGTATGGAGCTCATGTATTTGAGCAAAATCTGAGTCATTCAGATATAATTGCTTCAGAGTACTCCAAATTTCTGCTGCAGTTTCACACCCAATAATCAATTGTACTACATCATCCATCATGGCCTTGTAGAGCACAGACATCACGGCACCATTGTGTGTTTCCCACTTTGCATATCCCACATCTTTTTCATCCGGCGTCTGAATCAAtccattcacatatcccatcttgTCCAAACCGCAAAGATGAGCAgtcatcatcttcctccaagTACGATAATTCGTGCCATTCAACTTGGCACCCCCAAATCCCCCTCCTGAGGATTCTTGATTCACAGATACCTCTACCTTCTGCACGTCAGAAGTCACAATCTGCTTAGAACTTTCTTCTCCACCCATGATACTTGAACTGCAACAATCTTCTCCTTTTACACTGCGGAAGCAACGAACAAAAAACAAGACCAAAAATCCAAGATCGGattcttggctctgataccaagttaaAACTGAGAATCTCTAGAGAACAAGAAGCTTTAGAGAATAAGAAGCTTTTGAGGATTAATTCTCACACACTTTCATTCAATATACAGAGGCATATTTATACTACCCTAATTCTAGAcaaacaaggaaagtaatcaaatCACAATTACAATCCCGATTCTATACAATTAGTAtaattctattcctaatagtaATCCTAAAAAATCTATGACTCACAACAGCCCATACTCTAGCTTAAGAAGCCAAGCTTGGTTCTTTCTCTTCGAATTTCTTTCATGTCTCTCCTCCAAGTATAGAGGAAACTATAATCTTTGAATGTAATGACATTTGCAGTCAATGAAGTTTATTcattcccctcaaaaaaaaaaaaaaaaaaaagagatctcAACTTCAGGTTTTGGCACTTGGTTCAGTAGCATTTGTGGCTGTGGCTCTATCTCAAGCAAATCCATCCTAGGGTTTGAGCAGAACAGCGGCAGTCTTTCTTCGGTGGCCGGCTGATCTAACAACGGCGAGATTCCTCGTCAGGGCGAGGTTTGTGTAGGGAGGAGCACTCGAGTCAAGGACAGATCGGGGAGGAGTCAAGGTTCGCGTTGATTAGTTTGGGTCGGCGGATCCAGATTTCTCCTCTGAATTTTTCTGGGCTAAGGACTGCAGCTTATCGTAGGAGAAGAAATTCTGGGCTGTTTCCCGGTTCACTGCGGAGCGGTTTGTTTGGTGGTTGGGTCGTTTGTGTTTGGCGATTGGAGTTGGCATCGGCGGGGAAGACTCTGATCGACTCGGGGTCGTGCAAGTTGGGACATATCGGTTCTGGTCTGATCTGTTGAACGTGCTGCGTTGGTGGTCCGGTTAGCTTGGATACAGAAGGGAGGCGATCTATGGCCTTCTGGAGTAATCGACCGCCGAAACTTGCAACGGAGGTGGTGTTGCTCAGAGCAAGTTCCTAGGCTTGGAGTTGGGCCTGGGCCCTGGGGCTCTGGGCCGGATTCTGAGTTTGGGCTAGCTGGGCTTAGTTCATGGGCTCTCAAGGAGGGTGCTTTGCCACCCTCACTTGTTACTTAATGGATTGGGCAGGCCCGACCCAAGAGTTTTAGACGTACTTGGGCTTGTTTAGGGCTAGTTATGGTCTTCAAGTGCCAGTCTATTCGGATCATGACTTCTTCaagagttggtaattatctcgaATATGATTTGTGGATTTCAAGCAACTTATGAATAAGGAGGTGCTCCTATTTGTTGGCTAGGAAGTGGCTTTCTgttggtaccacaattgcgtgattggctaaTGGGAGGCTAGTgaatgattttgccctagaagacatggagtttctttgtttataagttCGCTAATTATAGCGAGCTTATCatcgacttgtaatgagtttggtTCACTTAGATTAGGGTTTCCGGATTTTCTTGCTTGCTATCTTTTTGTAAGTGCAGCTAGACTCTAGCCATTGGCAATTTGCCGGCTATTGattctaatgatatcaatttctattgaaaaaaaaaaaaaaaaaaaaagatctcaaCTTCCTTGCGGATGCTATTGCTAAACTTGGTCACCATACTCCTGCATAGAGATATTTGAATGCTCTTCCTCTCTCTACTAGTCAAGCCTATTTgtgtgatgttttttttttttaatcagaagAGAAACTTCATTTATAATGAAAGATTACAATGGGTTGTGTGCAAAAGTGAAAAGTCATTCTATCCAACAGTCAATATGAACATGATAGAACCAAATTTTGCCCACGCTAGACTTCAAATTGAAAGTCCATACTGACACACTTTAGGTTGTAAAAGAAGTTATTGTTTGTAAtatttttatgtactttgaaaaagaaaaaaaattctaaaattattaaaattgtgaaaaatagataaaaatatcatttcaccacagaaaaagaaaaagaacaaaaatactAGTGTCAAGTTGACTGCATGCTGTAATTTTGTACAAGGCTGGAATCAGACTTGGACCAAAATCCCCGCAGAGAAACAGGGTGCCATTTGAGGAGAGCTTTGCTGCCCCTACCTCCACCTCTACCTCTACTCTACCTGGAGCAAGAACAAGGTCAGAACCAAATGGCGGAAGCTAAAGAGTCAACGTCCAGTCCACTCACTCAACCCGATCCTGAAGATTTCCCCAAGTCTCCGCCCAGCTCCCCCAACTCCTCCACTCGCAaggtctctctctttctctccaacTCTTCCCAATTtggaaattaaatcatattcaGGGGATTTTCAATTGGAGTTTGATGcatttattatgaatttgaaCTACCATATATAGTATGTGTATGGATTTGTGATAGGATGCTTGGTATGCTCAATTGTTCACCATGATTGTGGTTTTTTAGTTCAAAGCTGAGTTTCTAATAAATTGGCTTTTGGAGGGAGTTTATGATCTATAAGATAGCTTGGAGATGGAGAAAATAGGGATTCTGTGTGACAAATAGATAGAATTGTTGGGTTAGCTCCCGTTTTGGTTATTATGTGGTGAAAAATCAGCATAAAAAAGGATAGATCATGATGTTCCTGCAGACAATAAGCGACGGGCCGTGAAAGGTCAAGCTGATTGTAGCTAGTATAGTTTTGGAAAGTATGAGAAAGAACTCAAGGTGGAGAACTAGGGTTTCTAAGGTTGTAGCTTTCGTACCTTGAAGGTAGAAGATATGATGTATTCACCATTAATGATGTCAAACTCTGAAGGAGGTAGAGGAGTAAAGAATTCTAGGACGATGGTTTCCTGATTGTGACGCGTGTCTTGAATGGCAACTTAGAAAACAAAGCCAATCATATAGACTCTATAAGTATTGATCTTGGAAGGGAATCAAAGAGATTAttatacttaaaaaaaaaaaaaaacaaacaaaccaggCAGTGTAACCCTGCACCCCAATCATCTAAGGTTTGGAAATAGAAGACCACAAGGAGGCTATGAGTATGATCCTATCACAAATTAATCCACCCGCCCCTCCTTCTCTTTGAAGATCTGTTTATTCCTTCTCAACCAAATACAGCATAAAAGAGCCAAACCATTACATCTTCATAGGGTAATTATTTTCGTGTTGGCCCCTTTCCCAAAGTTGCCTGACAAAGGCTGTAATACTTTTTAGGGACGCTGCCATGGTGCCCAAAACAACTTCAGCAACCTGCACCACATCTAATTTATAAGGGTGCAATGAAGAAACATGTGGTCCACGGTTTACCCATCATCTTTACACAAAATAAACCAGTCAGGAGACAAAATTgatactgatttttttttttttgtgtgtgaaaTGCTTTCACCATCTAAACCATTTTTAGTACTCTCCAGTCTCCACTAATGACACTTTTATCTACCTTTATTTTTTAGCTTTTATGGATTGATATAACCCGTAATTGTTTTGTCCGATCACTCAAACCTCATCTTGATTAAGTTGATGGTGGTTGGGATGCTCTTGATTTATTCTGGACTATGATGTAGGCTTATAGTGCTCAGAGATATCATTACTGGTAATTGGTCATTTTCCATAAAACACCTCAGAATTGTAAGTGttaaaaaatgaattaacaaagtGTTCCTAAAAATTTGCAAAGTAGTTGTCCGAACCAAATGATTTTGGGAACGTACACACTCACTTTATAAAGTCCTCAAAATTTATTGTCTTCGGCAATCCtactgtgtgtgtgtttgtttttgtgtgtgtgtgtgtgtttctctCTGAAACTCATGGGTTACTCCATTTCTCGAAGTTCCTCCAAAATCAGATCTGTTTTTATTGGGTTATTCTGTTGGTTATTCACAATGCATATAGTATACGATATGGTCAAATAACTTTTGTGCATATTGTACCCCATTGACTGTGGATTTATCAGGCTTGCTATGCAGTGCTCCAGAGTTGGGTCTCAAAGAAGTTCATGACTGGATGGTAATGTGCACAGTATGGATATgttgttatgttttttttttttatgatttttttttttccaatttttttgttaaatacATTTAGTGTCCATAGTATAAATATGTTTGATTGACAAATTGCAGTATGGTTCTCTTTCCTGTTGCTGTTACATTCTTCATCACTTGGTGGTTTATTCAGTTCGTGGATGGTTTCTTCAGTCCATTATATGCGAGGCTTGGTATTAATATATTTGGTAAGACTCCAAAGCACCAAATGAATGTTTACTTTGGGACTGGGACAGCTAATTCTTAAGGAAGCTAAAGTGATGCGTGCATTATATGGAAAGCTCTGCACAATAAATTGCTGAAAATACATATTTGGTCTTAGTAGAAATACTACCAATAGTAAGAATGGTAGTGAGTATAATAATACTACCAATTACAATAAGTCAATAACTATAGTACAGTAATGCTATAGAGACGTGGGTACTTGAGGTAGTTGCTTCTTAATAGCATATGTGTCTACATGTCTTGAATAAGTTTCTGGGGAAGTCTTGCATTTAATATGGAGGGATATTAAGAAATAATGATTAGTTTTGGAGAACTAGAACTTAGAGGAAAGCCGGTATGAATGAACAAACCTTCTGTTGCTTTTGCAACTTGGTTTGGTGATTTTAACTTTTTTCACTAGTGGTAGACTTGAGTTTACTTCTACTTATTCCATGTTATCTTATATAATGCAGACAATATATGGTTAATCTTTTGgcttatatatttatatacgaAGTTTCCAAGTACTTTTCTCTTATCCCCTGGAAATAAGTAAAAGTTGGACAGAATCTCAAATTTAATTCAGGTGATGCTAGTCTACTTTTAGTTTTGCATGCACTGGGGGTCCTTCGCTCAAGTTTGGTAGCTTTTACTTTGTACAATGACAATGAGCAGATGACTTGTTGACATTTAAGAGGACGCACATATTTATTATTTGACCCATATCCTGATGACCCTGCTACTGTGAAAAAATATGCCAGACGTGCTGGATTGGGTGAAATTTTTGAATTAGACcaccaaaaaaataacaaacaatTGAAGAGAATGAATGATACTTGGAGCAATGATGCAAATTTTCTTTAGATAATTCTTAGCTGCTACTTGAGCTATGGTGTAAGAAGTCTGTCTCAGGAGGGAACTTGTCCCCTCTGTTGTATGCTTGTACTCATTATTCAATTTTTAGTACTATTATTTTTTCAATAGAAGTTTGAGTTTCTTATCAGCCAGAAAAACAAGAATAATCCTTAGGCTGCTTCTGCAATAGAATCATTCAGAGGTTCTTGACAGAGACTCTTTCAGTTTATTGGTTTTTCGAAGCGCATTTATCAAGACTTCAAGAAAACACTCTTTGTCGACTTGGAGATAGAATTTGCCAGTTATGCCCCTTTTAAGCTGTTTAAGTTTATATATAGAAAATCTAATGGTTTTGTTCTCTTcatttgaaaaagaagaaagaatattACTTTCGGAATTACATTTTACTCTCCCAGACCCATTTCAATACAACCACTCAAACCCAACTGTGTCATGTATGTTGCATACAATTATTGTAGGCATACTCATATAGGAAGAATTTATGTGGAAGTGTGTCTATTTATCATATTACTGATGAAGAAAATGCTCCAAATATGTTTCCAAGGATGTCTTGATAAACTGTTGACATAGCTggtgattttttcttttttgttcttttatacATATGTTAGTTGATGTAGTTCACCCTCACCTTTTGTATCCTGTTGAAGAAAGTCTTAAATTTTAGGATTAATTACttgttactccctatactttgcTTTagaaaacagtttagtccctcaccttttaaattaaacagtttagtccttattctctctaattctcacacaacaggtccaaaatgactattatacccctcacttcctctttttatttattttttttcctctctgttttttaatttttctccctttttttactctctctctctctctctctcccccccccccccccagcctTCCTAAAAACAAAATCCCTAAAACTCTCTCAGCTTTCTCTCTCACTGGAGCCACTCTCAGACTCGGATATGAGCTCCGAGAAGATGAACCTGGCGACACGCTCCACCCATTCCTTGATATCCCCCAAAGCTAACTAGCAGCCACCTTCCTTTTCCAGTTCTGCTGAGCTGCACCTTATAGTCTTTCAGTTACTCATCATCCTCTAGCTCAACAGAGAACACAACCATAGCTTCCCTTTTCCAATAGAATCTCATCGTTTCCTCCAAGTCCAGAATTCAAGAACACGAGATGAAAGGATTATGCCGTCGAAGTTCATGGCGGAGTTGAGGGGTTCAGCACCAGTGGCGGCGCATGCGTTGTCATCTAGCGTCGGTGGCTAGTGAGGATTCAAAGTTAGGATGACTGATGTTTGCTGGGTCGAGTGATGGTGGCAGCGTGGCGAGACGaggcagaaaaaataaataaaaaatgataaaaaagagaaaaaataaagagaaaaataataataaaaaaaagataaaaaaagaggaagtgagaggtataatagtcattttggacctgttgtgtgagaattagagagaataatgactatctaatttaatttaaaaggcgagggactaaactatttttcagggaaaagtttgaggagtaacacgTATTTAATCCTAAATTTTATTATCCTGGTTTCAGTTCATAGTTGGCTGTGCTGGATCTTATGATTAATAATTCCAAAAATTTGTTATTGATGACTAATTTCTGGTTCTCTTGTTGCAGGCCTAGGGTTTGTTACATCCCTAATTTTTATGTTCTTAGTCGGTGTATTTGCTTCATCATGGATGGGTGCAACTGTTTTCTCGGTTGGAGAGTGGTTCATAAAACGAATGCCCTTTATGAAGCACATATACTCAGCATCCAAACAAATTAGTGCTGCAATTTCCCCAGGTAATTactttaattttaaatttttgaaccaCTTTTACCTACTTGGAGAATACTTTACATAGCTGCATTGTTATCTTTGTAAACATTTGGCTAGGCTTGAGTTGATGCTATAACGAATTAATCAGTCTAAGCCTAATTTCGGTCTCGTTGAAGTAACCAGCTAGTTCAGAAATTGGTTGATTCATTTGGTTCATGGGCTCACCAACCCATTCGAATTGACTCTTTGTAtgaactattttttttattttttattttttaacaccTAGCTGCCTAGGAAGTAATACGATATGGCTTGGAGAATCTCTTGATTTTACTTATTGTCTCATAAAGGATGTACTCAATATGTGCTTGCACATACATTTCACTGTTTGGCTTTAAATTTGAATTCTAAGGTGAAATAATGTTTTGTGTTGCTTGGTTACGACATAGAAGATATATAGGGCTCGTTATTGTAATTTACCACTGACCCCTATTCTATGACATTGTAAAGGAAACAGTTAAATGGTGtcttaaattaataaataaataagaaaagaaagtaaAGTTGAGAATCATACATACAATGACCTGTCTAGTTCCAAAACAATAGTGTATTTACATATTTGATGCTACTTGGGTTGCAtatttcccaaaatcttgatgaATGATGATGTGCGAGTGTATTTATGGTTTATCAACTCGGTAGCAATTATGTATATCTGACATCGAATTCATTCAGTTATTGTCCTCTTGTttccattttgataaagtcaaaaaacAATTCTTTTATCTCCA
Coding sequences:
- the LOC112173007 gene encoding protein LIKE COV 2; protein product: MAEAKESTSSPLTQPDPEDFPKSPPSSPNSSTRKACYAVLQSWVSKKFMTGCMVLFPVAVTFFITWWFIQFVDGFFSPLYARLGINIFGLGFVTSLIFMFLVGVFASSWMGATVFSVGEWFIKRMPFMKHIYSASKQISAAISPDQNTTAFKEVAIIRHPRIGEYAFGFITSSVILQRDDGDEELCSVYVPTNHLYIGDIFLVNSKEIIRPNLSIREGIEIIISVGMTMPQVISPIERVPLNRMVSL